In Ancalomicrobiaceae bacterium S20, the following proteins share a genomic window:
- a CDS encoding ABC transporter ATP-binding protein, with product MTTTPAASPAQDAILAVNNIEVVYDHVILVLKGVSLTVPKGGIVALLGANGAGKTTTLKAISNLLHAERGEVTKGRILFKGEEVQDLSPNDLVRRGCIQVMEGRHCFGHLTVEENLLTGAFTRKDGRAAIRDDLETVYRFFPRLRERRQSQAGYTSGGEQQMVAIGRALMSRPEMILLDEPSMGLAPQIVEEIFEIVGRLNAEQGVSFLLAEQNTNIALRHATYGYIMESGRIVLDGEAASLRENEDVKEFYLGVAAAGRKSFKDVKHYKRRKRWLA from the coding sequence ATGACCACGACGCCCGCAGCCAGCCCTGCGCAAGACGCGATCCTCGCGGTGAACAATATCGAGGTCGTCTACGACCACGTGATCCTGGTCCTGAAGGGCGTGTCGCTGACCGTGCCCAAGGGCGGCATCGTCGCGCTGCTCGGCGCCAACGGCGCCGGCAAGACGACCACGCTGAAGGCGATCTCGAACCTGCTGCACGCCGAACGCGGCGAGGTCACCAAGGGACGGATCCTGTTCAAGGGCGAGGAGGTGCAGGATCTGTCCCCGAACGATCTGGTCCGCCGCGGCTGCATCCAGGTCATGGAAGGGCGGCACTGCTTCGGCCATCTGACGGTCGAGGAGAACCTGCTGACCGGCGCCTTCACCCGCAAGGACGGCCGCGCCGCGATCCGCGACGATCTCGAGACCGTCTACCGCTTCTTCCCGCGCCTGCGCGAGCGACGTCAGTCGCAGGCCGGCTACACCTCCGGCGGCGAACAGCAGATGGTCGCGATCGGTCGCGCACTGATGTCGCGGCCCGAGATGATCCTGCTCGACGAGCCGTCGATGGGCCTCGCGCCGCAGATCGTCGAAGAGATCTTCGAGATCGTCGGCCGGCTCAATGCCGAACAGGGCGTGTCGTTCCTGCTCGCCGAGCAGAACACCAACATCGCGCTCCGCCACGCGACCTACGGCTACATCATGGAATCCGGCCGTATCGTGCTCGACGGCGAGGCCGCGAGCCTGCGCGAGAACGAGGACGTCAAGGAATTCTATCTCGGCGTCGCGGCGGCCGGCCGCAAGAGCTTCAAGGACGTCAAGCACTACAAGCGCCGCAAGCGCTGGCTCGCCTGA
- a CDS encoding ABC transporter substrate-binding protein, which translates to MLKSLLSTLAVSAAVVTTALPAAAEDTIYIPLLTYRTGAYAGSGIPIADGMHDYLKMLNARDGGIGGVKLVIEECETGYTAQKGVECYEATKGKGAVMYNPWSTGITLQLIPKASVDKIPVLSMAYGLSAAAVGKSFPWVFNPPLTYWDGASVAVKYIGTKSGGMDKLKGKKIGYVYLDAPYGKEPIPLIEDLAKQYGFELTKYPVPGDKMQDQSSQWLAIQQDNPDWVVLWGWGAMNPTAVKEATKVGFPMDKFISVWWAGSEDDARGGGQAAKGYMSLNWTAVGANYPAIQDIVKLVFDKGQSTVKDKAKIGETNYNKGVYNSMLIAEAIATAQKLTGKKVVTATDVRAGLEALDIGEARIKELGLAGFMSPLKITCDDHSGEHAVYVQQWDGTKWVKASDWIEPMRDKVRPLLEKDATDFTTKNAPWPARTEACPKS; encoded by the coding sequence ATGCTGAAGAGCCTGCTCTCGACGCTTGCGGTCTCGGCCGCGGTCGTGACGACCGCCCTGCCGGCGGCCGCCGAGGACACGATCTACATCCCGCTCTTGACCTACCGGACCGGCGCCTATGCCGGCTCCGGCATCCCGATCGCCGACGGCATGCACGACTACCTGAAGATGCTCAACGCCCGCGACGGCGGCATCGGCGGCGTGAAGCTGGTGATCGAGGAGTGCGAGACCGGCTACACGGCGCAGAAGGGCGTCGAGTGCTACGAGGCGACCAAGGGCAAGGGCGCCGTGATGTACAATCCGTGGTCCACGGGCATCACGCTGCAGCTGATCCCGAAGGCCTCTGTCGACAAGATCCCGGTCCTGTCGATGGCCTACGGGCTCTCGGCCGCGGCGGTCGGCAAATCGTTCCCCTGGGTGTTCAACCCGCCGCTGACCTATTGGGACGGCGCCTCGGTCGCGGTGAAATACATCGGCACCAAGTCCGGCGGCATGGACAAGCTCAAGGGCAAGAAGATCGGCTACGTCTATCTCGACGCGCCCTATGGCAAGGAGCCGATCCCGCTGATCGAGGATCTCGCCAAGCAGTACGGCTTCGAGCTGACCAAATACCCGGTGCCCGGCGACAAGATGCAGGACCAGTCCTCGCAGTGGCTGGCGATCCAGCAGGACAATCCGGACTGGGTCGTGCTGTGGGGCTGGGGCGCGATGAACCCGACCGCGGTCAAGGAGGCGACCAAGGTCGGCTTCCCGATGGACAAGTTCATCTCGGTCTGGTGGGCCGGCTCCGAGGATGACGCGCGCGGCGGCGGCCAGGCTGCCAAGGGCTACATGTCGCTCAACTGGACCGCGGTCGGCGCCAACTATCCGGCGATCCAGGACATCGTGAAGCTGGTGTTCGACAAGGGCCAGTCCACCGTCAAGGACAAGGCCAAGATCGGCGAGACCAACTACAACAAGGGCGTCTACAACTCGATGCTGATCGCCGAGGCGATCGCGACCGCGCAGAAGCTGACCGGCAAGAAGGTCGTCACCGCGACCGACGTGCGCGCCGGTCTCGAGGCGCTCGACATCGGCGAGGCGCGCATCAAGGAGCTCGGCCTCGCCGGCTTCATGTCGCCGCTGAAGATCACCTGCGACGACCATTCCGGCGAGCACGCGGTCTACGTCCAGCAGTGGGACGGCACCAAGTGGGTGAAGGCCTCCGACTGGATCGAGCCGATGCGCGACAAGGTGCGCCCGCTGCTCGAGAAGGACGCGACCGACTTCACCACCAAGAACGCGCCCTGGCCGGCGCGCACCGAGGCCTGTCCGAAGAGCTGA
- a CDS encoding branched-chain amino acid ABC transporter permease, which yields MLYREAGQFKTTYAADMGIFPLREDRLGITLILFFAAVVIPFTANDFVLKSIMIPGLVFALATIGLNVLTGYAGQISLGTGAFMGVGAFATYKLTTSFPEVNILIWMLVSGAFSAAIGVVFGLPSLRIKGLYLAVTTLAAQFFLGWCFERIGWLTNYGSSGAIQAVHRTLFGIPVTGPDTKPVVSYFVVLVFAVGLTWVTSNLVHGRIGRTWMMVRDMDIAAELMGVRLLPAKLLAFAVSSYLAGVAGSLMVFCWLGAAEPSAFAISLSFQVLFMAIIGGLGSLIGSYFGAAFIWALPVILKFAPGVFGIEIQSATIEHVNAMIVGAMIVVFLIVEPHGLARLWQIGKQKLRVWPFPY from the coding sequence ATGCTCTATCGCGAGGCCGGACAGTTCAAGACGACCTATGCCGCGGACATGGGCATCTTCCCGCTCCGGGAAGACCGGCTCGGGATCACGCTGATCCTGTTCTTCGCCGCGGTCGTGATCCCCTTCACCGCCAACGACTTCGTGCTGAAGTCGATCATGATCCCGGGACTGGTCTTCGCGCTGGCCACGATCGGCCTCAACGTGCTGACCGGCTACGCGGGACAGATCTCGCTCGGTACCGGCGCCTTCATGGGCGTCGGTGCCTTCGCGACCTACAAGCTCACGACGAGCTTTCCCGAGGTGAACATCCTGATCTGGATGCTGGTATCGGGAGCCTTCTCGGCCGCGATCGGTGTCGTCTTCGGCCTGCCGTCGCTCCGGATCAAGGGCCTCTATCTGGCGGTGACGACGCTCGCCGCGCAGTTCTTCCTCGGCTGGTGCTTCGAGCGGATCGGCTGGCTCACCAACTACGGCTCGTCGGGCGCGATCCAGGCCGTGCACCGGACCCTGTTCGGTATTCCGGTGACCGGGCCCGATACCAAGCCGGTCGTGTCCTACTTCGTCGTGCTGGTCTTCGCGGTCGGTCTCACCTGGGTGACCTCGAACCTCGTCCACGGCCGCATCGGCCGCACCTGGATGATGGTGCGCGACATGGACATCGCCGCCGAGCTGATGGGCGTGCGGCTGCTGCCGGCCAAGCTGCTCGCCTTCGCGGTGTCGTCCTATCTCGCCGGCGTCGCCGGATCGCTGATGGTGTTCTGCTGGCTCGGCGCGGCCGAACCCTCGGCCTTCGCGATCTCGCTGTCGTTCCAGGTCCTGTTCATGGCGATCATCGGCGGCCTCGGCAGCCTGATCGGCAGCTATTTCGGCGCCGCCTTCATCTGGGCGCTGCCGGTGATCCTGAAGTTCGCCCCCGGCGTCTTCGGCATCGAGATCCAGTCGGCGACCATCGAGCACGTCAACGCGATGATCGTCGGCGCCATGATCGTCGTGTTCCTGATCGTCGAGCCGCACGGCCTCGCCCGGCTCTGGCAGATCGGCAAGCAGAAGCTGCGCGTCTGGCCGTTCCCCTACTGA
- a CDS encoding branched-chain amino acid ABC transporter permease: MDLLSAIFLEPFLKMAANPAFFVQVIWEGFVSGILYALIALGFVLIYKASGVFNFAQGIMVVFSALTLVGFHALGVPAWIAVALTFGVMWLLAAGVERLVLRPLVNQPDIILLMATIGLTRFLVGLGELTFGGEPKVMIAPELGIPTGVWRVPLFDRAMVIKQIDLTAAIVAILMVAFLAVFFARTRIGRALRAVADDHQAALSVGISLNQIWVIVWFAAGCVALVTGVMWGAKSQVSFDLEIIALKALPVLILGGFTSVPGAIVGGLIIGIGEKVGELYWGRLLGGGIESWLAYAIALVFLLARPQGLFGEKIIERI; encoded by the coding sequence ATGGATCTTCTCTCTGCGATCTTTCTCGAGCCGTTCCTGAAGATGGCCGCCAATCCGGCCTTCTTCGTCCAGGTGATCTGGGAAGGCTTCGTCTCGGGCATTCTCTATGCGCTGATCGCGCTCGGCTTCGTGCTGATCTACAAGGCCTCGGGCGTTTTCAACTTCGCGCAAGGCATCATGGTCGTGTTCTCGGCCCTGACGCTGGTCGGCTTCCACGCGCTCGGCGTGCCGGCCTGGATCGCGGTGGCGCTGACCTTCGGCGTCATGTGGCTGCTCGCCGCCGGCGTCGAGCGGCTGGTGCTCAGACCGCTGGTCAACCAACCCGACATCATCCTGCTCATGGCCACCATAGGTCTGACCCGCTTTCTGGTGGGCCTGGGCGAACTCACCTTCGGCGGCGAGCCGAAGGTGATGATCGCCCCCGAACTCGGCATCCCGACCGGGGTCTGGCGCGTGCCGCTGTTCGATCGCGCGATGGTGATCAAGCAGATCGACCTGACGGCGGCGATCGTCGCGATCCTGATGGTGGCGTTCCTGGCGGTGTTCTTCGCCAGAACCCGCATCGGCCGGGCGCTGCGCGCGGTCGCCGACGACCATCAGGCCGCGCTGTCGGTCGGCATTTCGCTCAATCAGATCTGGGTCATCGTCTGGTTCGCCGCCGGCTGCGTAGCGTTGGTCACCGGCGTCATGTGGGGCGCCAAGAGCCAGGTCTCGTTCGATCTCGAGATCATCGCGCTGAAGGCGCTGCCCGTCCTGATCCTCGGCGGCTTCACCTCGGTGCCGGGCGCCATCGTCGGCGGCCTGATCATCGGTATCGGCGAGAAGGTCGGCGAGCTCTACTGGGGCCGCCTGCTCGGCGGCGGCATCGAAAGCTGGCTCGCCTACGCCATCGCCCTCGTTTTCCTGCTCGCCCGGCCGCAGGGCCTGTTCGGCGAAAAGATCATCGAACGGATCTGA
- a CDS encoding ABC transporter ATP-binding protein, with the protein MSAFVAPGDIAARRTLAPGEVLLAVDNVSLSFGGVKALTDVSFDIRKGEIRAIIGPNGAGKTSMLNVINGFYHPQQGRITYCGTVRKRQRPSEAAAQGIARTFQNVALFKGLTTLDNIMAGRTLKMTRGFFWQCLRFGPALQEEIAHRRRVEEIIDFLEIEHIRKTPVGKLPYGLKKRVELGRALAMEPELLLLDEPMAGMNLEEKEDMSRFIIDVREQFGTTIALIEHDIGVVMDLSDRVVVLEYGRKIADGTPDEVQKNQAVIDAYLGTSH; encoded by the coding sequence ATGAGCGCTTTCGTGGCTCCCGGCGACATCGCCGCCCGCCGCACCCTCGCCCCCGGCGAGGTGCTGCTCGCGGTCGACAATGTCAGCCTCTCCTTCGGCGGCGTGAAGGCGCTGACCGACGTGTCCTTCGACATCCGCAAGGGCGAGATCCGCGCGATCATCGGCCCGAACGGCGCCGGCAAGACGTCGATGCTCAATGTCATCAACGGGTTCTATCACCCGCAGCAGGGCCGGATCACCTATTGCGGCACCGTCCGCAAGCGCCAGCGACCGTCCGAGGCGGCGGCACAGGGCATCGCGCGGACGTTCCAGAACGTCGCGCTGTTCAAGGGCCTGACCACGCTCGACAACATCATGGCCGGCCGGACGCTGAAGATGACGCGCGGCTTCTTCTGGCAGTGCCTACGCTTCGGCCCGGCGCTTCAGGAAGAGATCGCCCATCGCCGCCGCGTCGAGGAGATCATCGACTTCCTCGAGATCGAGCACATCCGCAAGACGCCGGTCGGCAAGCTGCCCTACGGCCTCAAGAAGCGCGTCGAGCTCGGCCGCGCGCTCGCCATGGAACCGGAACTCCTGCTGCTCGACGAGCCGATGGCCGGCATGAACCTCGAGGAGAAGGAGGACATGAGCCGGTTCATCATCGACGTGCGCGAACAGTTCGGCACCACGATCGCGCTGATCGAGCATGACATCGGCGTGGTCATGGACCTCTCCGACCGCGTCGTCGTGCTCGAATACGGCCGCAAGATCGCGGACGGCACGCCGGACGAAGTCCAAAAGAACCAGGCCGTCATCGACGCCTATCTCGGCACGTCGCACTGA
- a CDS encoding AMP-binding protein, producing MANAAADRDTFPKLLLYNETTRGSRPAIREKDFGIWQTWTWGQVAAEIRALALGLVDLGVTAGDKVALIGANRPRLYWTFCAVQSLGAVPVPVYKDSVADEMAYVLEHAEIALAVVEDQEQVDKVLSVADRLPGLRHIIYDEERGLRNYDHTRLHSFASVQDRGRRTMDTDPGALVHWVAGIEATKGSDLAVILYTSGTTGRPKGVMLTFDNVVIAARIGAEFDGLDETDEVIAYLPIAWVGDHIFSYAQSYVTGFCVNCPESPDTIVEDRREVGTTYAFAPPRVYENLLTLTMVRMEDAGRLKKKMFDFFIAHADRVGEAILDGRPVALKDRLVYKLGDWLVYGPLKNRFGFTHIRVAYTAGEAIGPEIFRFYRSLGLNLKQLYGQTEAAVYITLQPDAEIYADTVGRPAPGVDIKISETGEVLYRGPGVFQAYYKNDEATADTKTADGWVRSGDAGFFDKTGHLKIIDRAKDVGRLNDGALFAPKYIENKLKFFPNIKEAVAFGHGRDFCTVFINIDLVAVGNWAERNNVNYASYQELAGHPLVYEMIERHVAQVNRDLAAEPMMAASQIRRFLVLHKELDADDGELTRTQKVRRGFIAERYAPLIEALYDGSAERFVATEVTFEDGRKGAISATVKIRDVATVAAPSAPNIIREAAE from the coding sequence GTGGCGAATGCTGCCGCCGACCGGGACACGTTCCCGAAGCTGCTCCTGTACAACGAGACCACGCGTGGATCGCGGCCGGCGATCCGCGAGAAGGACTTCGGCATCTGGCAGACCTGGACCTGGGGGCAGGTCGCCGCCGAGATCCGCGCGCTGGCGCTCGGTCTTGTCGATCTGGGCGTCACCGCCGGCGACAAGGTTGCGCTGATCGGCGCCAACCGGCCGCGGCTCTACTGGACCTTCTGCGCCGTGCAGTCGCTCGGCGCGGTGCCGGTGCCGGTCTACAAGGACAGCGTCGCCGACGAGATGGCCTATGTGCTCGAACATGCGGAGATCGCGCTCGCGGTGGTCGAGGACCAGGAGCAGGTCGACAAGGTCCTCTCCGTGGCCGACCGGCTGCCCGGCCTGCGCCACATCATCTACGACGAGGAGCGCGGCCTCCGGAACTACGACCACACCCGCCTGCACAGCTTCGCCTCGGTGCAGGACCGCGGCCGCAGGACCATGGATACCGATCCGGGCGCGCTGGTGCATTGGGTCGCCGGCATCGAGGCGACCAAGGGCTCGGACCTCGCGGTCATCCTCTACACCTCCGGCACCACCGGCCGCCCGAAGGGCGTGATGCTGACCTTCGACAATGTCGTGATCGCCGCCCGGATCGGTGCCGAGTTCGACGGACTCGACGAGACCGACGAGGTGATCGCCTATCTGCCGATCGCCTGGGTCGGCGACCACATCTTCTCCTACGCGCAGTCCTATGTGACGGGCTTCTGCGTGAACTGCCCGGAGAGCCCGGACACGATCGTCGAGGACCGCCGCGAGGTCGGCACGACCTACGCCTTCGCGCCGCCGCGCGTCTACGAGAACCTGCTGACGCTGACCATGGTGCGCATGGAGGACGCCGGGCGGCTGAAGAAGAAGATGTTCGACTTCTTCATCGCCCATGCCGACCGTGTCGGCGAGGCGATCCTCGACGGCAGGCCGGTCGCGCTCAAGGACCGGCTCGTCTACAAGCTCGGCGACTGGCTGGTCTACGGCCCGCTGAAGAACCGATTCGGCTTCACCCATATCCGCGTCGCCTATACGGCCGGCGAGGCGATCGGCCCGGAGATCTTCCGCTTCTATCGCTCGCTCGGGCTCAATCTGAAGCAGCTCTACGGCCAGACCGAAGCGGCGGTCTACATCACGCTGCAGCCGGACGCCGAGATCTATGCCGACACGGTCGGCCGGCCGGCGCCGGGCGTCGACATCAAGATCTCCGAGACCGGCGAGGTGCTCTATCGCGGCCCCGGCGTGTTCCAGGCCTACTACAAGAACGACGAGGCGACCGCCGACACCAAGACCGCCGACGGCTGGGTCCGCTCCGGCGACGCCGGCTTCTTCGACAAGACCGGGCACCTGAAGATCATCGACCGTGCCAAGGACGTCGGGCGCCTGAACGACGGCGCGCTGTTTGCGCCGAAATACATCGAGAACAAGCTGAAGTTCTTCCCCAACATCAAGGAGGCCGTCGCCTTCGGCCACGGCCGCGACTTCTGCACCGTCTTCATCAACATAGACCTCGTCGCGGTCGGCAATTGGGCCGAGCGCAACAACGTCAATTATGCCTCCTATCAGGAGCTTGCCGGCCACCCGCTGGTCTACGAGATGATCGAGCGCCACGTCGCCCAGGTGAACCGCGACCTCGCCGCCGAGCCGATGATGGCCGCCTCGCAGATCCGCCGGTTCCTGGTCCTGCACAAGGAGCTCGACGCCGACGACGGCGAACTCACCCGCACGCAGAAGGTCCGCCGCGGCTTCATCGCCGAGCGCTACGCGCCGCTGATCGAGGCGCTTTACGACGGCTCGGCCGAGCGCTTCGTCGCGACCGAAGTCACCTTCGAGGACGGCCGCAAGGGCGCGATCTCGGCCACTGTGAAGATCCGCGACGTGGCGACGGTCGCGGCTCCATCGGCTCCGAACATCATCAGGGAGGCGGCGGAATGA
- a CDS encoding LysR substrate-binding domain-containing protein, which produces MRPLPPLSPLRAFEATVRLGSMTRAAEELGRTHGAISKQIHGLEQDLGVTLVERDGGRIAPTPAGAEFYSSVNTAFLALEKGLARLPGRRGTTQLRFACGSTFATRWLVPRLPRFYEQHPGISISLSMGRHSIMEVDDFDVGTTWDRLRYDPAPGDHVVVLGDVNFAIVCRPDYVHRVDGNRLDFETLLVSDTAVSSTPAYERRAGVELRPARTMTFPHMHLCIEAALGGLGATLAEARLVQDELADGRLVAPLGIYNIPNGFLAILNKNRPPSSAAKRLARWLQQEAAADAASASRTAHSST; this is translated from the coding sequence ATGCGCCCGCTGCCACCGCTCTCGCCGCTCCGCGCCTTCGAGGCGACCGTCCGGCTCGGCTCGATGACGCGCGCGGCCGAGGAACTGGGCCGTACCCACGGCGCGATCTCCAAGCAGATCCACGGTCTCGAACAGGATCTCGGCGTCACGCTGGTCGAACGCGACGGCGGCCGGATCGCGCCGACGCCGGCCGGCGCGGAATTCTATTCGAGCGTCAACACCGCGTTCCTGGCGCTGGAGAAGGGCCTCGCACGCCTGCCCGGTCGGCGCGGCACGACGCAGCTGCGCTTCGCCTGCGGCTCGACCTTCGCGACCCGCTGGCTGGTGCCGCGCCTGCCGCGCTTCTACGAGCAGCATCCCGGCATCTCGATTTCGCTGTCGATGGGCCGGCACTCGATCATGGAGGTCGACGATTTCGACGTCGGCACGACATGGGACCGGCTGCGTTACGACCCGGCGCCGGGCGACCACGTAGTCGTGCTCGGCGACGTGAACTTTGCGATCGTGTGCCGGCCGGACTACGTCCACCGTGTCGACGGCAATCGGCTCGATTTCGAAACCCTGCTTGTCTCCGACACGGCGGTGTCGAGCACACCGGCCTACGAACGCCGCGCCGGCGTCGAGCTGCGGCCGGCCCGCACCATGACCTTTCCGCACATGCATCTGTGCATCGAGGCCGCGCTCGGCGGGCTCGGCGCGACGCTGGCCGAGGCGCGACTGGTGCAGGACGAACTGGCGGACGGACGGCTCGTCGCGCCGCTCGGCATCTACAACATCCCGAACGGCTTTCTCGCCATCCTCAACAAGAACCGGCCGCCATCGAGCGCGGCGAAGCGGCTCGCGCGCTGGCTGCAACAGGAAGCCGCCGCCGACGCGGCCAGCGCGTCGCGAACGGCGCATTCCTCGACCTGA
- a CDS encoding Crp/Fnr family transcriptional regulator: MITAEQFRTIAFWADELSDDEFERARRGISEKAYPEGSYLWHRGDKVDAWTGVVEGLVKVSTVSKSGKAMTFTGVRTGAWFGEGSVLKDEARQYDVVALRDTRVALMGRATFLWLLDNSVGFNRFLVRQLNERLGQFMALVEYDRTLDAPARVARCLGWLFDPVLYPRTVGSQIEITQEEMGLLCGLSRQKTNEALQILQRKDLIRLEKSGIVAVDPARLMRFGE, translated from the coding sequence GTGATCACGGCCGAGCAATTCAGGACGATCGCCTTCTGGGCTGACGAACTCTCCGACGACGAGTTCGAGCGCGCGCGTCGCGGCATCTCCGAGAAGGCCTATCCCGAGGGCTCGTACCTCTGGCATCGCGGCGACAAGGTCGACGCCTGGACCGGCGTCGTCGAGGGCCTCGTGAAGGTCTCGACCGTCTCGAAATCCGGCAAGGCGATGACCTTCACCGGCGTGCGTACCGGCGCGTGGTTCGGTGAAGGCTCGGTGCTCAAGGACGAGGCGCGCCAATACGATGTGGTCGCGCTGCGCGACACCCGCGTCGCGCTGATGGGCCGGGCGACCTTCCTGTGGCTGCTCGACAATTCGGTCGGCTTCAACCGCTTCCTGGTCCGGCAACTGAACGAACGGCTCGGCCAGTTCATGGCGCTGGTCGAATACGACCGCACCTTGGACGCGCCGGCGCGGGTGGCGCGCTGCCTCGGCTGGCTGTTCGATCCCGTGCTCTATCCGCGCACCGTCGGCAGCCAGATCGAGATCACGCAGGAGGAGATGGGCCTGCTCTGCGGCCTGTCGCGCCAGAAGACCAACGAGGCGCTGCAGATCCTGCAAAGAAAGGATCTGATCCGCCTCGAGAAGTCCGGCATCGTCGCGGTCGACCCGGCGCGGCTGATGCGCTTCGGCGAGTGA
- a CDS encoding TRAP transporter large permease subunit, which produces MHGQISTVLDILMFVATCLLILAGYPVAFTLAGTAVAFAGLGWALGVFDPSFLAALPQRIFGVMTNPVLIAVPLFVFKGVMLEKSKVAIELIETMGRLFGPIRGGLGYSVTIVGALLAASTGMVGATVVTMGLLALPTMLRWGYDPKLATGSIAAAGTLGQIIPPAITLVVLGDVLATAYQKAQTDLGNFAPETVSVSDLFAGALIPGLVLSGFYIVYQAVVALVRPKSSPRAPEALGKVTLEEILTALVPPIALILCVLGSILAGIATPSEAASVGAIGTVLLGAERQDRARRWLYRLGWVALIGLIALASTVDMRLGRQVVSASQHAAIIAATVLTLVLGVAVVASLWTVWKRGVLKPVVLATTEITTMIFSIVIAATFFSLVFRGFGGEETVSAYLNDLPGGTLGAVAVVMVAMFVLGFFVDFLEISYIVVPIAAPVLLKMPMPDGSAMSPVWLGVLMAVNLQTSFMHPPFGVALFYLRGVAPKEVKTTDIYIGIIPFVVIQLFSLFVLWWWPSLATWLPRVIYGTGAG; this is translated from the coding sequence ATGCACGGACAGATCTCCACCGTCCTCGACATCCTGATGTTCGTCGCGACCTGCCTCTTGATCCTGGCGGGCTATCCGGTCGCCTTCACGCTTGCGGGCACCGCGGTCGCCTTCGCCGGGCTCGGCTGGGCGCTCGGCGTCTTCGACCCGAGCTTCCTCGCCGCGCTGCCGCAGCGCATCTTCGGCGTGATGACCAACCCGGTGCTGATCGCCGTGCCGCTCTTCGTCTTCAAGGGCGTCATGCTCGAGAAGTCGAAGGTGGCGATCGAACTGATCGAGACCATGGGCCGGCTGTTCGGCCCGATCCGCGGCGGCCTCGGCTATTCGGTGACGATCGTCGGCGCACTGCTCGCCGCCTCGACCGGCATGGTCGGCGCGACCGTCGTCACCATGGGCCTGCTCGCCCTGCCGACCATGCTGCGCTGGGGCTACGATCCGAAGCTCGCCACCGGCTCGATCGCCGCCGCCGGCACGCTCGGCCAGATCATCCCGCCGGCGATCACGCTGGTCGTGCTCGGCGACGTGCTGGCGACCGCCTATCAGAAGGCGCAGACCGACCTGGGCAATTTCGCGCCCGAGACGGTGTCGGTCTCCGACCTGTTCGCCGGCGCGCTGATCCCCGGCCTCGTGCTCTCGGGCTTCTACATCGTCTATCAGGCCGTCGTCGCGCTCGTCCGGCCGAAGAGCTCGCCGCGCGCTCCCGAAGCGCTGGGCAAGGTCACGCTCGAGGAGATCCTGACCGCGCTCGTGCCGCCGATCGCGCTCATTCTCTGCGTGCTCGGCTCGATCCTCGCCGGTATCGCCACGCCCTCCGAGGCCGCCTCGGTCGGCGCGATCGGCACGGTGCTGCTCGGCGCCGAGCGGCAGGACCGCGCGCGGCGCTGGCTCTATCGCCTGGGCTGGGTCGCGCTGATCGGCCTGATCGCGCTCGCCTCCACCGTCGACATGCGCCTCGGCCGGCAGGTGGTCAGCGCCTCGCAGCACGCCGCGATCATCGCCGCGACCGTGCTGACCCTGGTGCTCGGCGTCGCGGTCGTCGCCTCGCTCTGGACCGTCTGGAAGCGCGGCGTCCTGAAGCCGGTCGTGCTCGCGACCACCGAGATCACCACGATGATCTTCTCGATCGTGATCGCGGCGACCTTCTTCAGCCTGGTGTTCCGCGGCTTCGGCGGCGAGGAGACCGTCTCGGCCTATCTGAACGACCTGCCCGGCGGTACGCTCGGCGCGGTCGCGGTCGTCATGGTCGCGATGTTCGTGCTCGGCTTCTTCGTCGACTTCCTGGAGATCAGCTACATCGTCGTGCCGATCGCCGCGCCGGTGCTCCTGAAGATGCCGATGCCCGACGGCTCGGCGATGAGCCCGGTCTGGCTCGGCGTCTTGATGGCGGTCAACCTGCAGACCTCGTTCATGCACCCGCCGTTCGGCGTGGCGCTGTTCTATCTGCGCGGCGTCGCCCCGAAGGAAGTGAAGACCACCGATATCTATATCGGGATCATCCCCTTCGTCGTGATCCAGCTGTTCAGCCTGTTCGTGCTCTGGTGGTGGCCGTCGCTCGCCACCTGGCTGCCGCGCGTGATCTACGGCACCGGCGCGGGGTGA